CTTAAGTTGTTAGGTttgtcagcaagtgcctttaccaccaAGCTGTCTCAGTggtcagttttattttgtttttttgagacagggtttctctgtgtagccttggctgcccagggctcactttgtagatcaggctggccttgaactcacagtgatcctcctgcctctgccttggattaaaggagtgcgccaccatgcctggctctcagtggtctgtttttatttgttttcttgtcttttaaaaatatggtctCGGAtcagctggttgtggtggcacacgcctttactcccagcacttgtaggctgaggcaggtggatctctgagttcaaggccagcttgatctacatagtaagttccggCACAGCCAGGATACATAGAAagaactgtctcaaaagacaaaagagaacaataaaataaaagtagggTCTCCCaccatagtcctggctggcctcataTTCCTGGTGagcctcctgtcttagcctcctgacTGGGATTGCTATCTTATTTCTGAGTGCATCTGAGTATGTCAGTTTCTCTTTGAGTTGTGAAAATCATTAATGTTCTTCTGCTTGTAACGTCAAATAATGAGGTTACTTTAGAGGCTGGGTTATACTAATAACTGTAATAACTGTACTTGTAAGCACAGTTCTCCTCTGTGAGGtgtgggggagaggcagagaaagagaagtctGTGCTGCTTCTTGGAGCCTGGGCTCCCTGGATGGAAAGTGGAGGCTCTTGGCCTTTGTGAGGTTGCTGTTTTCTCTCCCCGCTGCAACAGCATGCCCAGGAAGTTCACTTAGTTCCTCAGTTAAGTGTACATTatgtgccccccctcccccccagtatGTCTAGGGAGGATCCCTTGTAGATCTGTGAATGACAGGGTCCAAAGctgaggctggtctggaacttgctaagtcttagcacaggctggcctcctgagGCCAGAGCCACTACTCTCCTCTTGGTTCATCTTCATTTGAAAAGCACTGCCATTCCCAGGTTGCAGTCTGCTCTTCATATTCCTACAGATTTGCTAGGGAAACCTTTGCTGCAGCAGTGTGTTGTGGGTCTTTGCTAGGGTCTGTATGCTCCTGTGTGCTAGTGTTTACGAGATAATGTAACAGTAGCTTTGAAAGTGGTTGGTTTCTTGAAACAAATTCTCTTTAATAAAAAGAGCTTTAGGCAGTTTGTTTCTTTATGCCTGGGTCCCTTTTTGCTTTAATGGAAACATCCTTCAAAAGTCCAGGAGTGACCCCCATTTCCCTGCTCTGTGTTATGGTGTGCTTAGGGAAACAAGGTTGTGGCTCCTGTTCACAGTAACTGGACATGGAAAGTGACTTTAGGAGTCAGATGAAGTGGCTCCTGCCAGtaactgcagcacttgggaggcagagacaggaggattttcaCAATttcagaggccagcttggacaACTCTTGagcagacattttctcagttgtcaCAAGTTGAATTTACTGTACATTCATTGGGTAATGCATCTTTCCTGTCCTCTGTTAGTTCACTTGCAAGCCTTCATTAatagaacaaaaacagaagaaatggatGGTGCTTTTAAGAGGGAGCtgtcgtgtttgtgtgtgtgtgtgtgtgtgtgtgtgtgtatatgtctgtgtgtgtgaagagtgACCACACAGTCTACTTAAGGATTCAGGTCCAGGGAGGCATCTGTGAACAGTTGACTGCCTTGAATGAATGGTCTTTAAGAAGCAGGCAGCACTGAGGAAGATCCTCTCTTCTGGAGTCTCCACTGCACTtatcagttttttggttttttttttttttttaatttatttactgttttttgttttgttttgttttttggcttttcaagacagggtttctctgtgtagccttggctgtcctgaactcgctttgtagactaagctggcctcgaacttgcagagatccacctgcctctgcctcctgagtgcttggattaaaggcgtgtgtcactgtgccttGCTGCACCCATCAGTTTTAAAGGTGGAAAACAAGTATTTCCCTTGCTCTGATATTTGGAAGCCCCTCATGCTCATGTACTGTAACTAAAACTCTTTGCCCGTGTGCATTGTAGCCCACAGTTACATATTGTGCTGAGGATCCATACAGTGGGTTTGCCTTATAAGGAAGCCCTTATTCCATTATACCCTGACCCCCATCCCAAGGTTTCCCTATATTACTACACTGGCCTCTAACTTGTGTTTGACTTCCTAAGTTAATATCAgaacttcgtgtgtgtgtgtgtgtgtgtgtgtgtgtgtgtgtgtgtgtgtgtgtgtgtgtgtgtctctcggTGTGTCGGTGTCCTAGATCAAGTCTGAGGCTGTTAAGCATGAGTTCTACCAGAGCATTTTCTGTTCTGCTAATAATGGGGCCTTTTTTGTGTTCGTTTGCTGTAGTGACAGTGTTATTCTGAGCTCAGATGATGTTAAATTTGGCCCAGCTGACCCTTCCCCCTGTGGTATACACCGTCGGCCATTCTCCTGTTAGAATTATTTTTACTGGCTaccctctgttgttgtttttcttttgttttgtttttgagcagggtttctctgtgtagccttggctgtcctggactcactttgtagaccaggccagcctcgaactcacagcgatccacctgcctctgcctccccaagggctgagattacaggcctgtgccactgctaCCCCGCCTGTTCTTCTTTTtgaataattttactttatgggtatgaatgttttgcctgcagaaCATCTTTGTAGCATGTGTTTATCTGGTGcttgtggaggctagaagagggtacaGACCCCCAGAAGTAGAATTCTGAATGGGTGTAAACCACCATTTGAGCACTAGGAACTAACCCTGGATCCTCTTAAGTGCCAGGCAAGTTCTCCAGCCCACCGCCCTCTGTTCCTATTGTGGAGTTACTGTTTAGCTTCTCTGTTAATCGTTAAAAAATAGACATCCCAGGGCTGCAAAGACGGCTCAGCAGAAaatccaggtttggttctcagcacccatacagtggttcacaaccatctttaagtACACCTCCAGAGactctgatgccttctggcctttATGCATTgcaaaaataaacctaaaaaatagAGATACTAATACCCCAGTtgtccctttttttgtttttgcttttgatacAGGGGTTCTCagtgtaacactggctgtcctgaagttcactctgtagaccaggctagcctcagggatctacctgcctctgcctactgagtgctgggattaaaggcgtacactacCGCACTTGGCCTGACTTCCCATTCTTAATGTCCTTGCTAAGGGTTCAGGTCAGCAGGTAGGGTGTTTCTTTGTGTTGAAAGAGAACAGATTTGACAAAGGCAAGTGTAAACTCCATAGGTGCTGAATGCACTGACTGTGGTAACGAAGGTATGGCACAActctggtctgtgtgtgtgttttgagatagggtctttttattttattttatttttttaagtttttggtttttcgagacagggtctctctgtgtagccttggctgtcctggactcactttgtagaccagcctggcctcgaactcatagtgattccactgcctctgccacctaagtgctgggattaaaggcgtgtgccaccacaccaagtgagatagggtctttttttaaacagtttttttttttttaatctttttttaaaaaattaacttatttattttagtatacaatgttttgcttgtatgcatgcctacacaccagaagagggcaccagatctcattatagatggttgtgagccaccatgtggttgctgggacttgaacacaggacctttggaagagcaagcagtgctcttaacctctgagccatctctccagcccgagatagggtcttattatgtagcctgggctggtcttAAACTCTTCATCCttttgccttggcctcctgagtgttatGATCTCATGTGTGAGTCACTGTATCTGGTTAAAATAGAATTTTGATGTGTTTGGTTTATTGCCATCTTGTATCACTGTGTAGACTTAATGGGatttcaaaatgtctttaaatCTAGATTGGACCAGTGTGGACCATCACATTGAACGGGAGGAGGCCTGCTCTCTTACATAGTTAAAGCACAGTGGCTCCTCAGGTGCCGTCAGGATGCCTGCGGCACTTGTGGAAAACAGTCAGGTCATCTGTGAGGTGTGGGCCAGCAATCTTGAGGAGGAGATGCGGAAGATCCGCGAGATCGTCCTTAGCTACAGCTACATCGCCATGGTGAGTAGACCCGCTCCACCACCGCTGGGAAGGTTAGGTGGGTGGAAACCTGTATTGTTTTTGTGAATCAAGGTAGCCAGTGTCTCTGAGGAGGGCACAACTTCTGATACAAGtgttctggctttttgttttgttttgttttttgtttttttgttttttgtttttgttttttttttggtggagttttttgtttgcttgtttgttttttcgagacagggtttctctgtgtagccttggctgtcctggactcactttgtagactaggctggacttgaactccgagatccgtctgcctctgcctcccgagtgctggcgtCTGTtgactttcatatttttatttttgcttacttaAATAGGATCTGGATATGTAAGTCCTGGTTAGTCCAGTGcttgctaggtagcccaggcaGACCTTGTGGGGaccctcctgcttttgccttcttAGTGCTGTGACTATAGGTATGCCCCGTTGTGCccagtgtgtgtgctgctgcacaAATGCTCTAGCATTTGACCCGCCTCAGCCTCATCGGTGTCTCTTCACACACATAACTTTtcaattgtttgtttttccagacagagtttctctttgtagcctaggctggcctcaaactcacagtgatctacctgcctctgcctcctgagtgctgggattacaggtgtgtaccactgtgccctgcCACACATGTGAATCTGAgcgtgtgttttatttttgaatttggagacatggtttcatgTAACTCAGGCTCATCCTGAACTTGCTATATATCAAGAGGATGACTTGACTTTCTGACCTGCCTGTCcccatcttccaagtgctgggactataggcacaGGCATGACTTTCAGACCCTCCTGTCcccatcttccaagtgctgggactatagacacaggcatgcaccaacatgtCTAGCTTCTGTTTTCAAAATAGTCAAACAGTTTTTGgctagcactcaaaaggcaggGGATGCCTACTTCCAGACCTGGCACCTCTGGGTAAAGTGGGAAGGTCTGATACTATGTGGCTCACTTTCCTGCCTGACTGGGATGAGGTGAGGCTTGTCTTAGACCAGTCCCTGAGCAAGCAGGTGCTCAGCTTACTGCTTGCCACTGTCTATCTTCAAACCCTGTGTTGGCAAGAGGCACTAGACTCACAAGCTCTCCCAGCAGGCTTAGAGACTTTCATCCcagtagtgggggtggggatcaggagttccagaccagtgaatttaggccagtctgggcttcaCAAAGGTGAAAAGAGTACGTGGCAGAGAGGTGGtcacacaagagaaagaaaggctgcaTTTGTCCTTAGTGGACCATGATGAGAGCTCTGACCAGCAGACTATCTCAAGGGTCAGTCATAACAAGAAGCCAGTGTGAAggagagaagcttctgtgagtcACCACATCCACCTACACTGTATTTAACTCATATCAGAAGTTCCTAcgtgggggctgcagagacagctcagtggttatgagcactagctgctctcccagagcacctgggttcaattcctagcacccaaatggcagctcataatTCTCTGTAACCCCacttccagggggtctgacagcctcacacagtcatacatgcaggtaaaataccaatgcgcatgaaataaaaataaattaaaagaaaaaaaagtctgaacCTACCTGACTTCACATTGCTCTCCAGTTACCCAGTCACCTGTCTTGTGTCCTGTGGTGTCTCAGACATGGGCTTCTGGAAACTCAAGAGCACCCACTGTTTGGTGAGACTTACTAGTCAGAGGCTTTTGTTCCTAGGACACAGAGTTTCCGGGTGTTGTGGTTCGACCAATTGGTGAATTTCGAAGCTCCATAGATTACCAGTATCAGCTTTTGCGGTGCAATGTTGACCTTCTAAAGATCATCCAGCTGGGCCTCACGTTCACAAATGAGAAGGGGGAGTACCCTTCTGGAATCAACACGTGGCAGTTCAACTTCAAGTTCAACCTGACGTAAGTGTCTGAGAGACCCTCAGTGTTATTCTTAGGATGGGTACATTTGCTGGACTGATTGCCATAGAGGTTACTGatcgtgtgtgtggggggtggggatggggtgggaggagggagggagggagggagggagggaaggaggagagaagagagagacacagtgcactttgactgtcctggaacttgctatgtagaccagactggccccacggagatctgtctgcctgtgcctccagagtgctatgTATTTGAGGCCCTAGGGTTAGTCCCCAGTAccacagaagaaagggagataACCCAGTTAAAAGTTGGCAAAAGAAGCCGGGTGTGAATCATaacacttggggagacagaggcagatgggtctctgtgagttcaaggccagcctggtctacaaaatcaagtccaggacagccaaggctacacagagaaaccctgtcttgtggggggagggaggcaaaAGATAGggtgtcatggcacacacctaatcctaggactcaggaggtagaggccagcctgatctacaaagagagttcaggacagtcaagtccataacacagagaaaccctgtctcaaaaaaaaataaggggaggggatggggggtggggcagctggATAGATGATAGCCCTGGTTAGgagcaccagctgttcttccagaggtcctgagttcaattccctgcacccacatggctgctaactttctataatgggatctgaatgccctcttctggtgtacagacaaacgcccatatacataaaataaataaaaaattttaaaagattcaaaacaaaataaaaaagtggtCTGGAtgggtggcccagtggttaaggcATCGTGTGCTCTAGAAGACCTGGGTGTGATTCCCAGCGCTCAGATGGCACCTCACAATTTTGCCTAAGtcattcatttacttaaaaaaaaaataagtgagagAATGTAGATTTGTGTAATTAGGAAATAGAGATCTGTTGGTTTGTGGAGTGCCTCAGGGAGGCTGTTTCTGAGGTCTAAGCTAGCTGTAATGTTTCTGTTCTGTCTGCTCCACCAGAGAGGACATGTACTCCCAGGATTCCATAGACCTCCTTGCAAACTCAGGACTACAGTTCCAGAAGCATGAGGAGGAAGGGATCGACACGTTGCACTTTGCAGAGCTGCTTATGACGTCGGGAGTGGTTCTGTGTGACAACGTCAAGTGGCTTTCATTTCACAGGTCAGTCCTGGGaacctggcctctgtctcctcagtgcccTGAGGTTCAGGGTTGGCCTGAAGCTGCCTTGTGACACCGCTTCATTCTTCCCTTTAGTGGCTATGATTTTGGCTACATGGTAAAGTTGCTTACAGATTCTCGGCTGCCAGAAGAAGAGCACGAGTTTTTCCACATCCTGAATCTTTTCTTCCCATCCATTTATGATGTGAAATACCTGATGAAGAGCTGCAAAAATC
The genomic region above belongs to Acomys russatus chromosome 25, mAcoRus1.1, whole genome shotgun sequence and contains:
- the Cnot8 gene encoding CCR4-NOT transcription complex subunit 8, producing the protein MPAALVENSQVICEVWASNLEEEMRKIREIVLSYSYIAMDTEFPGVVVRPIGEFRSSIDYQYQLLRCNVDLLKIIQLGLTFTNEKGEYPSGINTWQFNFKFNLTEDMYSQDSIDLLANSGLQFQKHEEEGIDTLHFAELLMTSGVVLCDNVKWLSFHSGYDFGYMVKLLTDSRLPEEEHEFFHILNLFFPSIYDVKYLMKSCKNLKGGLQEVADQLDLQRIGRQHQAGSDSLLTGMAFFRMKELFFEDSIDDAKYCGRLYGLGTGVAQKQNEDVDSAQEKMSILAMINNMQQ